A region of Microbacterium suwonense DNA encodes the following proteins:
- a CDS encoding sigma-70 family RNA polymerase sigma factor: MTTRDERNLLIIENLPLVGYLASETHARATHVSREELVSAGALALVTAADAFDPELGVPFGAYARRRILGAFADEMRSMDWAPRGVRTRIKETTRVRDTLTAALGRTASTAEIATAMGVAPDEVSAALADASRSVTTIDEAYDADLASLTPLPEESAIIAERRHVLQHAIQALPERMRAIVHAVYIEERPVKDVAEELGVSHSAVSQQRAEAIRLLRDALEQYYRDGQDAPTTSRVSAAVRERFFAHLAEAGGSRVARALAPTVAVT, translated from the coding sequence ATGACGACGCGTGACGAGCGCAACCTCCTCATCATCGAGAACCTGCCGCTGGTCGGCTATCTCGCCTCAGAGACCCATGCCCGCGCGACCCACGTCTCCCGGGAAGAGCTGGTCTCGGCCGGCGCACTGGCGCTGGTGACCGCCGCCGACGCCTTCGATCCCGAGCTGGGCGTGCCGTTCGGCGCGTACGCCCGGCGCCGCATCCTCGGCGCATTCGCCGACGAGATGCGTTCGATGGACTGGGCGCCCCGTGGGGTTCGCACGCGCATCAAAGAGACCACCCGGGTCCGCGACACTCTCACCGCCGCCCTGGGACGGACAGCATCGACGGCCGAGATCGCGACGGCGATGGGCGTGGCCCCCGACGAGGTCTCTGCCGCTCTCGCGGACGCCTCCCGCTCGGTGACCACGATCGACGAGGCCTACGACGCCGATCTGGCCTCTCTCACGCCGCTGCCCGAGGAGTCGGCGATCATCGCGGAGCGCCGCCACGTGCTGCAGCATGCGATTCAGGCTCTGCCCGAACGGATGCGGGCGATCGTGCACGCCGTGTACATCGAGGAGCGTCCGGTGAAGGACGTCGCCGAGGAGCTCGGCGTCTCGCACTCCGCGGTGTCGCAGCAGCGTGCCGAGGCCATCCGCCTGCTGCGCGACGCGCTCGAGCAGTACTACCGCGACGGCCAGGACGCGCCGACCACCTCCCGGGTCTCCGCGGCCGTCCGCGAAAGGTTCTTCGCGCACCTCGCCGAGGCGGGCGGCAGCCGCGTCGCCCGCGCGCTCGCCCCCACCGTCGCCGTCACCTGA
- a CDS encoding flagellin has protein sequence MGMQINTNVSALNAYRNLSSTQNDLSKSLEKLSSGLRINRAADDAAGLAISEGLRSQVNGLNVAARNAQDGISVIQTAEGALTEVHSILQRMRDLAVQGGNDSNNVESRAAIQNEANQLGAELSRISESTNFNGINLFQAGGDPAATPAVPAGPATLSFQVGSDGNAASQISVKMLDLSTALSDGTTDLVTLGAGTLATDASGFDVTDAAAAAKTITLIDAAITNVSTGRAELGAAQNRFESTINSLNVSSENLAAAESRIRDTDMAAEMVKYTAANILSQAGTAMLAQANQSNQGVLQLLR, from the coding sequence ATGGGTATGCAGATCAACACCAACGTGTCGGCGCTCAACGCCTACCGCAACCTGTCCAGCACGCAGAACGACCTGTCGAAGTCCCTGGAGAAGCTCTCCAGCGGTCTTCGCATCAACCGTGCGGCGGACGACGCGGCCGGCCTCGCGATCTCCGAGGGCCTGCGCTCGCAGGTCAACGGTCTGAACGTGGCTGCTCGCAACGCTCAGGACGGCATCTCGGTCATCCAGACCGCGGAAGGCGCCCTGACCGAGGTCCACTCCATCCTGCAGCGCATGCGCGACCTGGCTGTGCAGGGCGGTAACGACTCGAACAACGTCGAGTCGCGCGCGGCGATCCAGAACGAAGCCAACCAGCTGGGTGCTGAACTCTCGCGCATTTCGGAGTCGACTAACTTCAACGGCATCAACCTTTTCCAGGCCGGTGGCGATCCGGCGGCAACGCCTGCAGTCCCTGCTGGTCCCGCCACGCTGTCCTTCCAGGTCGGCTCTGACGGCAATGCTGCTTCGCAGATCAGTGTGAAGATGCTCGATCTGTCGACCGCGCTCTCGGACGGGACCACCGACCTCGTCACCTTGGGCGCCGGAACGCTGGCGACGGACGCCAGTGGGTTCGACGTGACTGACGCTGCGGCCGCCGCCAAAACCATCACCCTGATCGACGCAGCGATCACCAACGTGTCGACGGGACGCGCTGAGCTCGGTGCCGCGCAGAACCGCTTCGAGTCGACGATCAACTCGCTCAACGTGTCGTCGGAGAACCTGGCTGCTGCCGAGAGCCGCATCCGCGACACCGACATGGCGGCCGAGATGGTCAAGTACACCGCGGCGAACATCCTGTCGCAGGCCGGTACGGCGATGCTGGCTCAGGCCAACCAGTCCAACCAGGGCGTCCTGCAGCTGCTGCGCTGA
- the fliS gene encoding flagellar export chaperone FliS, giving the protein MNAALKAHQRYRDDAILSAAPERLLTMLYDRLMLDIERGEMAQRGGDWDAANTQLQHAQSIVAELNASLTDAWDGSAQLRAVYAFLTQTLIGANVGRDPERTRSCLEIVAPLRDAWHTASESLAARRA; this is encoded by the coding sequence ATGAACGCCGCCCTGAAGGCGCACCAGCGCTACCGTGACGACGCGATCCTGTCGGCTGCCCCCGAGCGGCTGCTCACCATGCTGTACGACCGGCTGATGCTCGACATCGAGCGCGGCGAGATGGCCCAGCGCGGCGGCGACTGGGACGCGGCGAACACCCAGCTGCAGCATGCGCAGTCCATCGTCGCCGAGCTGAACGCCTCGCTGACCGACGCGTGGGACGGCAGCGCGCAGCTGCGTGCCGTGTATGCCTTTCTCACCCAGACGCTGATCGGCGCGAACGTCGGTCGCGATCCGGAACGCACCCGCTCCTGCCTCGAGATCGTGGCGCCGCTGCGCGACGCCTGGCACACCGCATCCGAATCGCTTGCGGCACGACGCGCATGA
- the flgN gene encoding flagellar export chaperone FlgN — MGANELSMLLWRERELLEMLVFKLEEQELLLAAGRSRWTKFATREIEQVLEGLREAGLARIVEAETVAAEWGAPEGAGIRDLIDTAPTAAWREVLTGHLHALTQLTDEIGRLRDGNTERLRAVMRATQETLAGLGETTGEYTTQGDRARGDSARIIDTEM; from the coding sequence ATGGGAGCCAACGAATTGTCCATGCTGCTGTGGCGGGAACGCGAGCTGCTGGAGATGCTCGTGTTCAAGCTGGAGGAGCAGGAGCTGCTTCTGGCAGCCGGCCGCTCGCGCTGGACGAAGTTCGCCACGCGCGAGATCGAGCAGGTGCTCGAGGGACTGCGCGAAGCGGGACTCGCGCGCATCGTCGAGGCCGAGACCGTCGCCGCGGAGTGGGGCGCGCCGGAAGGCGCTGGCATCCGCGATCTGATCGACACGGCGCCGACGGCGGCCTGGCGCGAGGTTCTCACCGGGCATCTGCATGCCCTGACCCAGCTGACCGACGAGATCGGACGGCTGCGCGATGGGAACACGGAGCGGCTGCGGGCCGTCATGCGCGCCACGCAGGAGACACTCGCCGGCCTGGGGGAGACCACTGGGGAGTACACGACGCAGGGCGACCGCGCGCGAGGCGATTCCGCGCGCATCATCGACACGGAGATGTGA
- the fliD gene encoding flagellar filament capping protein FliD: protein MGIALDGLVSGLDTTSLIKALMDVQAIPRNLLNAKMTDKGVVISNLQSLNSSLQELATKAKDAAVPGSMARFTTASSSPAVTVAAGAEAGEIAADIVVDRIAQRHTVVTAAYAAWPDDPPVLTLQNAAGEKLQITADSTSPQDVARAISSAGFGVTARAIASGTDADGNPAYRLQLTAADAGAAGVFQVFRGDIAAVDAGTATDLAGDPGAAVIAAGVDAQIRLWAGTAAEQTITSASGTFTDLFPGIDVTVTAVTTDPVTVTVASDTAEQAKAHGEFITGIATILGRIAKGSTATVAASVGDATTLGVFTGDSTVRALRLALTDAVQHPVEGMSPSSVGIDVDRHGVLTFDEERFAAAVADDPAKVSRMFSGIAARVQDVAETYSDKYDGLLTSRITGQQSEVTSLGEQIERWDVRLAQRKSTLERTYARLETQLAQLQSQSSYLTSQLAALPMSQKGSNS, encoded by the coding sequence ATGGGAATCGCACTCGACGGCCTGGTCTCGGGCCTGGACACCACCAGCCTGATCAAGGCGCTGATGGACGTGCAGGCCATCCCCCGCAACCTGCTGAACGCGAAGATGACCGACAAAGGCGTGGTCATCTCGAACCTGCAGTCGCTGAACTCCTCTCTCCAAGAGCTCGCGACGAAGGCGAAGGATGCCGCCGTGCCCGGCTCGATGGCCCGCTTCACCACCGCATCCTCCTCCCCCGCCGTGACCGTCGCCGCCGGCGCGGAGGCGGGCGAGATCGCCGCAGACATCGTCGTCGACCGCATCGCCCAGCGGCACACCGTCGTCACGGCCGCCTACGCCGCGTGGCCGGACGACCCGCCTGTGCTCACACTGCAGAACGCCGCCGGCGAGAAGCTGCAGATCACCGCCGACTCGACCTCGCCGCAGGATGTCGCTCGGGCGATCTCGAGCGCCGGCTTCGGCGTCACCGCTCGCGCGATCGCATCGGGAACGGATGCCGACGGCAACCCGGCCTACCGTCTGCAGCTCACCGCCGCCGATGCCGGCGCCGCGGGTGTCTTCCAGGTCTTCCGCGGCGACATCGCCGCCGTCGATGCCGGCACGGCGACCGATCTGGCCGGCGACCCCGGTGCAGCGGTCATCGCCGCCGGCGTCGACGCGCAGATCCGGCTGTGGGCGGGCACCGCCGCCGAGCAGACCATCACCTCGGCATCCGGGACGTTCACCGACCTCTTCCCGGGCATCGACGTCACCGTGACCGCGGTGACAACGGATCCGGTGACCGTCACCGTCGCGAGCGACACCGCCGAGCAGGCAAAGGCGCACGGCGAGTTCATCACCGGCATCGCGACGATCCTCGGCAGGATCGCCAAGGGCTCCACGGCCACGGTCGCCGCGAGCGTCGGCGATGCCACCACGCTCGGCGTCTTCACCGGAGACAGCACGGTTCGCGCTCTGCGGCTGGCGCTGACGGATGCCGTGCAGCATCCGGTGGAGGGGATGTCACCCTCAAGCGTCGGCATCGACGTCGACCGCCACGGCGTGCTGACCTTCGACGAGGAGCGCTTCGCGGCTGCTGTCGCGGACGATCCTGCGAAGGTCTCACGGATGTTCTCGGGCATCGCCGCCCGGGTGCAGGATGTCGCCGAGACCTACTCCGACAAGTACGACGGTCTGCTCACCTCGCGCATCACCGGGCAGCAGAGCGAGGTCACCTCCCTGGGGGAGCAGATCGAGCGCTGGGACGTGCGGCTCGCGCAGCGCAAGTCCACCCTCGAGCGCACCTACGCCCGGCTGGAGACCCAGCTGGCCCAGCTGCAGTCGCAGTCGTCGTACCTCACCTCGCAGCTGGCAGCCCTGCCCATGTCGCAGAAGGGTTCGAACTCATGA